One segment of Amycolatopsis alba DSM 44262 DNA contains the following:
- the trpA gene encoding tryptophan synthase subunit alpha, which yields MSALDEIFAKTRAEGRGALIGYLPAGFPTVDGSKDLLAAVVDGGADLVEVGVPYSDPVMDGPTIQAASVSALSGGFKLKHLFEVVESVSARGGKAVVMTYWNPVHRYGVDRFARDLAAAGGLGMITPDLIPDEADEWMTASEQHGLDRIFLVAPSSSEERIAKTVAAASGFVYATAVMGVTGARDQVGVHAEDLVERTRAHTELPIGVGIGVRSGEQAAQVAGFADGVIVGSALVTAAASGVDAVRELSAELAAGVRKAVAPA from the coding sequence ATGAGCGCGCTGGACGAGATCTTCGCGAAGACCAGGGCCGAGGGGCGCGGCGCGCTGATCGGCTACCTCCCGGCGGGCTTCCCGACGGTCGACGGGTCGAAGGACCTGCTGGCCGCGGTGGTCGACGGCGGCGCGGACCTGGTCGAGGTGGGCGTGCCCTACTCGGACCCGGTCATGGACGGCCCGACCATCCAGGCCGCGTCGGTGAGCGCGCTCTCCGGCGGCTTCAAGCTCAAGCACCTGTTCGAGGTCGTCGAGTCGGTGTCGGCGCGCGGCGGCAAGGCCGTCGTGATGACGTATTGGAACCCGGTGCACCGCTACGGCGTCGACCGTTTCGCGCGGGACCTCGCCGCCGCGGGCGGGCTCGGGATGATCACCCCGGACCTGATCCCGGACGAGGCCGACGAGTGGATGACCGCCTCCGAGCAGCACGGCCTCGACCGGATCTTCCTGGTCGCGCCGTCCTCCTCGGAGGAGCGGATCGCGAAGACCGTCGCGGCCGCTTCGGGCTTCGTCTACGCCACCGCCGTGATGGGCGTGACCGGCGCCCGTGACCAGGTCGGCGTGCACGCCGAGGACCTGGTCGAGCGGACCCGCGCGCATACGGAACTGCCGATCGGCGTCGGGATCGGCGTCCGGTCCGGCGAGCAGGCGGCGCAGGTCGCCGGGTTCGCGGACGGCGTCATCGTCGGCTCGGCGCTGGTGACAGCCGCTGCGAGCGGCGTCGACGCGGTACGCGAGCTCTCGGCCGAACTGGCCGCGGGCGTGCGGAAGGCCGTCGCACCAGCTTGA
- a CDS encoding M20 metallopeptidase family protein yields MTELDELQDRWEAAVEAELPSAIGLRHRVHADPRASGDEEDTARVLVEALGAGEEVQVAKTGRAVFFPGTGPGPAVALRTELDALPVTERTGVPWASETPLMHACGHDVHMAALVATCRAAAVVGVPRPILALLQPREETSPSGALDIVDSGVLTEYGVDAVIGAHVQPRLAAGVVSAVPGPVNASTDEFDVIVRGQGGHAGYPHLLRDPVLALSQIVVSLQQLASRRVDPVFGAVCSVGRIEAGRTANVVPNEASLSGSLRLMRAEDRDLALEGLAEIVHGTAKAHGCRAELEISPCEPVLHNDAGLTRRAHRRLVRAGAGVDTDFRSFGADDFAHYCGMTRGLMMFVGLGDTAGAPSLHDELFLPPDTAVGQVASALISGYLAAVEG; encoded by the coding sequence ATGACGGAACTGGACGAACTGCAGGACCGATGGGAGGCCGCGGTCGAGGCGGAACTACCGTCCGCGATCGGGCTGCGGCACCGGGTGCACGCCGATCCCCGCGCGTCAGGGGACGAAGAGGACACCGCGCGCGTTCTGGTCGAGGCGCTGGGCGCCGGCGAGGAGGTCCAGGTCGCCAAGACCGGGCGCGCCGTGTTCTTCCCCGGCACCGGGCCGGGACCGGCCGTGGCGCTGCGCACCGAACTGGACGCGCTGCCGGTCACCGAACGCACCGGGGTCCCGTGGGCCTCGGAGACGCCGTTGATGCACGCGTGCGGGCACGACGTGCACATGGCCGCGCTCGTCGCCACCTGCCGCGCGGCGGCCGTCGTCGGGGTGCCGCGGCCGATCCTCGCGCTCCTGCAGCCGCGCGAGGAGACGTCGCCGTCCGGCGCGCTGGACATCGTCGACTCCGGTGTCCTCACCGAGTACGGCGTCGACGCGGTCATCGGCGCCCACGTCCAGCCCCGGCTCGCGGCGGGCGTGGTGTCGGCGGTGCCGGGACCGGTCAACGCCTCCACCGACGAGTTCGACGTGATCGTCCGCGGCCAGGGCGGGCACGCCGGCTACCCGCACCTGCTGCGCGACCCGGTCCTCGCGCTCAGCCAGATCGTGGTGAGCCTGCAGCAGCTCGCGAGCCGCCGGGTCGACCCGGTGTTCGGCGCGGTCTGCTCGGTCGGCCGGATCGAGGCGGGGAGGACGGCGAACGTCGTGCCGAACGAGGCCAGCCTGTCCGGCTCGCTGCGGCTGATGCGCGCCGAGGACCGCGACCTCGCGCTGGAAGGGCTCGCCGAGATCGTCCACGGCACCGCGAAGGCGCACGGCTGCCGGGCGGAGCTGGAGATCAGCCCGTGCGAACCGGTCCTGCACAACGACGCCGGGCTCACCCGGCGCGCGCACCGGCGGCTCGTCCGGGCGGGGGCGGGCGTGGACACGGATTTCCGCTCGTTCGGCGCCGACGACTTCGCGCATTACTGCGGGATGACGCGCGGGCTGATGATGTTCGTCGGCCTCGGCGACACCGCGGGCGCGCCGAGCCTGCACGACGAGCTGTTCCTGCCTCCGGATACCGCCGTCGGACAGGTCGCCTCCGCGCTGATTTCGGGGTATTTGGCCGCGGTCGAGGGTTGA
- a CDS encoding amidohydrolase family protein has translation MPGHGILPFVAETRLVDHHCHGVVTGDLCRIEFEQMLTEADTVSSLGTTLFDSLIGLAVRARCAPMLDLPPHVPAEVYLARRAELGAAEVNARFLRATGTAEFLLDGGFLPDTLTTTEQFARLAGARARDIVRLEQVAEAVITSTTAAGFASAFAGELAKRATTAVGFKSIAAYRVGLELAGERPPDAEVAEAAGRWLARIETGEPVRLADEVLHRFLVWTGIDLALPIQFHVGFGDSDVDLHRCDPLLLTGLLRATRSRGVPITLLHNYPFHRNAAYLAQVFEHVFIDVGLATHNVGHRAPAIIAETMEIVPFGKLLFSTDAFGLAELYHLGTALFRQGLSDFLAAGLGADVLSEVDAHRIAALVGHRNAERVYGLEGP, from the coding sequence ATGCCGGGACACGGGATCCTGCCGTTCGTGGCCGAGACGCGGCTGGTGGACCACCACTGCCACGGCGTCGTCACCGGCGACCTCTGCCGGATCGAGTTCGAGCAGATGCTCACCGAGGCCGACACCGTCTCGTCACTGGGCACGACCCTGTTCGACTCGCTGATCGGCCTCGCGGTCCGGGCCCGCTGCGCCCCGATGCTGGACCTGCCGCCGCATGTCCCGGCGGAGGTCTACCTGGCCCGCCGCGCCGAATTGGGCGCCGCCGAGGTCAACGCGCGCTTCCTGCGCGCCACCGGCACAGCCGAATTCCTGCTCGACGGCGGTTTCCTGCCGGACACGCTCACCACGACCGAGCAGTTCGCGCGGCTGGCCGGCGCCCGCGCGCGGGACATCGTCCGGCTCGAACAGGTCGCCGAAGCGGTGATCACGTCCACCACGGCGGCCGGATTCGCCTCGGCCTTCGCCGGGGAACTGGCGAAACGCGCCACGACGGCGGTGGGATTCAAATCCATCGCCGCGTACCGGGTCGGTCTCGAACTGGCGGGGGAGCGGCCCCCGGACGCCGAAGTCGCCGAAGCGGCGGGCCGCTGGCTCGCGCGGATCGAGACGGGCGAACCGGTCCGGCTCGCGGACGAGGTGCTGCACCGGTTCCTCGTCTGGACCGGCATCGACCTCGCCCTGCCGATCCAGTTCCACGTCGGCTTCGGCGATTCCGACGTGGACCTGCACCGCTGCGACCCGTTGCTGCTCACAGGGCTGTTGAGGGCGACACGGTCACGCGGGGTGCCGATAACGTTGCTGCACAACTATCCCTTTCACCGGAACGCGGCGTATCTGGCGCAGGTTTTCGAGCACGTGTTCATCGACGTGGGACTCGCGACGCACAACGTCGGTCACCGTGCGCCCGCGATCATCGCGGAGACAATGGAGATAGTGCCGTTCGGGAAACTGCTGTTCTCCACGGACGCGTTCGGGCTCGCCGAGCTGTACCACCTCGGCACCGCGTTGTTCCGGCAAGGACTGTCGGACTTCCTGGCCGCGGGGCTCGGCGCGGACGTACTGTCCGAAGTGGACGCACATCGGATAGCGGCGCTGGTGGGGCATCGCAACGCCGAACGGGTGTACGGGCTGGAGGGGCCATGA
- a CDS encoding SDR family oxidoreductase: MILDRFRLTDQVAVVTGAGRGIGAATAVALAEAGADVVISSRTESQLAEVAALVTATGRRAHVVPADLSDPAAAGELARIATAEFGRLDLVVNNVGGTYPRPLLETGTDFLEEAFRFNVSTAHALTVAAAPSLLEAGGSVVNISSVMGRVTGRGFAAYGTAKAALAHYTRLAAADLAPKVRVNAISVGSVATSALEVVVGNDELRGRMEAATPLGRIGEAEDIAATVVFLASGAGRYVTGKIIEVDGGLQAPNLELGLPDL, encoded by the coding sequence ATGATCCTGGACCGTTTCCGGCTCACCGACCAGGTCGCCGTGGTCACCGGCGCCGGACGCGGGATCGGCGCGGCGACGGCCGTGGCGCTCGCCGAGGCGGGTGCCGACGTGGTGATCTCGTCCCGCACCGAAAGCCAGCTCGCCGAGGTGGCGGCCCTGGTCACCGCCACGGGCAGGCGCGCCCACGTGGTGCCCGCCGATCTGAGCGACCCGGCCGCGGCGGGCGAACTGGCGCGGATCGCGACCGCGGAATTCGGACGGCTGGACCTGGTGGTCAACAACGTCGGCGGCACCTATCCCCGGCCGCTGCTGGAAACCGGCACCGACTTCCTCGAAGAAGCCTTTCGCTTCAACGTCTCCACCGCGCACGCGCTGACCGTCGCGGCGGCACCGTCCTTACTGGAGGCGGGCGGATCGGTCGTCAACATCTCGTCGGTCATGGGCCGCGTGACCGGCCGGGGTTTCGCCGCGTACGGGACGGCGAAGGCCGCGCTGGCGCACTACACCCGGCTCGCGGCCGCCGATCTCGCGCCGAAAGTGCGGGTGAACGCGATCTCGGTCGGTTCGGTGGCGACGTCCGCGCTCGAAGTGGTGGTGGGCAACGACGAGCTGCGCGGCCGGATGGAGGCCGCCACCCCGCTGGGCCGGATCGGCGAGGCCGAGGACATCGCGGCCACCGTCGTGTTCCTGGCGTCGGGCGCGGGCCGGTACGTCACCGGCAAGATCATCGAAGTCGACGGTGGACTGCAGGCCCCGAACCTGGAACTGGGCCTGCCCGATCTGTAG
- the trpB gene encoding tryptophan synthase subunit beta, producing MSVEYTETPHGEHDPDGRGYYGPYGGRFMPEALIGVVDEVAAEYDKARTDPDFLNEFRRLLRDYAGRPSLLTEAKRFGEHAGGARIFLKREDLNHTGSHKINNVLGQALLTKRMGKKRVIAETGAGQHGVATATACALLDLECVVYMGEVDTERQALNVARMKLLGAEVVPVKTGSRTLKDAINEALRDWVTNAEDTHYLFGTAAGPYPFPMMVRNFHKIIGEEARAQILEQAGRLPDVVAACVGGGSNAIGIFHGFIDDASVRLVGLEPGGEGIEGNRHGATLTKGTPGNLHGAMTYLLQDEDGQTVESHSISAGLDYPGVGPEHSWLKDSGRAEYRPVTDAEAMDAFKLLSRTEGIIPAIESAHALAGALVLGRELGPEGLIIVNLSGRGDKDMDTAAKYFGLVENA from the coding sequence ATGAGCGTCGAGTACACCGAAACACCGCACGGCGAGCACGACCCGGACGGCAGGGGCTACTACGGCCCCTACGGCGGCCGGTTCATGCCCGAGGCTTTGATCGGCGTCGTCGACGAGGTCGCGGCCGAGTACGACAAGGCGCGGACCGACCCGGACTTCCTCAACGAGTTCCGCCGCCTGCTTCGCGATTACGCCGGCCGTCCGTCGCTGCTCACCGAGGCCAAGCGCTTCGGTGAGCACGCCGGCGGCGCCCGGATCTTCCTCAAGCGCGAGGATCTGAACCACACCGGTTCGCACAAGATCAACAACGTGCTGGGCCAGGCGCTGCTCACCAAGCGGATGGGCAAGAAGCGGGTCATCGCCGAGACCGGGGCCGGACAGCACGGCGTGGCCACCGCCACCGCCTGCGCGCTGCTGGACCTGGAATGCGTCGTCTACATGGGCGAGGTCGACACCGAGCGGCAGGCGCTGAACGTCGCCCGCATGAAACTGCTCGGCGCCGAGGTCGTCCCGGTGAAGACCGGTTCGCGCACGCTCAAGGACGCGATCAACGAGGCGCTGCGCGACTGGGTCACCAACGCCGAGGACACGCACTACCTGTTCGGCACCGCGGCGGGGCCGTACCCGTTCCCGATGATGGTGCGGAACTTCCACAAGATCATCGGCGAGGAGGCCCGCGCCCAGATCCTGGAGCAGGCCGGACGCCTTCCGGACGTCGTCGCGGCCTGCGTCGGCGGCGGGTCCAACGCGATCGGCATCTTCCACGGCTTCATCGACGACGCCTCCGTGCGCCTGGTCGGTCTCGAGCCGGGCGGCGAGGGCATCGAGGGCAACCGCCACGGCGCCACGCTCACCAAGGGGACGCCGGGCAACCTGCACGGGGCGATGACGTACCTGCTGCAGGACGAGGACGGCCAGACCGTCGAGTCGCACTCGATCTCCGCGGGCCTCGACTATCCGGGCGTCGGCCCGGAGCACTCGTGGCTCAAGGACAGCGGCCGCGCCGAGTACCGGCCGGTGACCGACGCCGAGGCGATGGACGCGTTCAAGCTGCTTTCGCGCACCGAAGGCATCATCCCGGCCATCGAGTCGGCCCACGCGCTCGCGGGCGCGCTGGTGCTCGGCCGCGAGCTGGGCCCGGAGGGGCTCATCATCGTGAACCTGTCCGGTCGCGGCGACAAGGACATGGACACCGCCGCGAAGTACTTCGGCCTGGTGGAGAACGCATGA
- a CDS encoding Trp biosynthesis-associated membrane protein, whose protein sequence is MSEAPESEAAESEAPETTAPAAKKAKRPLWIAVVGLLLGAVALWGSSQLVWFAEFRDGGVRGTIVYTEIGSTRAIALIPLALLALAGTAGLIATGGWPRRVLGVVLAVAGAAAVWIGVADGPFTGFADGLPVAQMLGARGLAILGGILVAAGGLAAIKGAGRMPRLGAKYAAPGAKKRAAKDPETELWEALSEGEDPTATR, encoded by the coding sequence GTGTCTGAAGCCCCGGAAAGCGAAGCCGCGGAAAGCGAGGCCCCGGAAACCACCGCCCCGGCGGCGAAGAAGGCCAAGCGTCCACTGTGGATCGCCGTGGTGGGTCTGCTGCTGGGCGCGGTCGCGCTGTGGGGTTCCTCGCAGCTCGTGTGGTTCGCGGAGTTCCGCGACGGCGGGGTGCGCGGCACCATTGTGTACACGGAAATCGGTTCAACGCGGGCGATCGCGCTGATTCCGCTCGCGCTGCTGGCGCTCGCCGGCACGGCGGGGCTGATCGCCACCGGCGGCTGGCCACGCCGGGTACTCGGAGTGGTACTCGCCGTGGCCGGTGCCGCCGCGGTGTGGATCGGCGTGGCGGACGGCCCGTTCACCGGCTTCGCCGACGGCCTGCCCGTGGCCCAGATGCTGGGAGCACGCGGGCTCGCGATCCTCGGGGGAATTCTCGTGGCCGCGGGCGGGTTGGCAGCCATCAAGGGCGCGGGCCGGATGCCACGCCTCGGCGCGAAGTACGCGGCGCCGGGCGCGAAGAAGCGGGCCGCCAAGGATCCGGAGACCGAGCTGTGGGAGGCGCTGTCGGAAGGCGAAGATCCCACCGCGACCCGGTGA
- a CDS encoding diacylglycerol kinase, protein MRVIQWSTGNVGRHALAGIAARPDLELAGVWVSSEAKAGKDAGELAGLGRPLGVSVTTDADALIALKPDCVLYTAMADDRLVEAVEDLKRFLRAGINVVSSSPVFLQYPEGVVPPEMIEPIREAACEGGASLWVNGIDPGFANDWLPLVLTGVCERIDEVRCMEILDYSTYDQGKVLFDIMGFGREMDDLPLLLQPGVLSLAWGSVVRQLAAGLDVELDSVEEVYERLPAPETFEIASGTIKEGTAAALRFEVRGMRGGRAVCVLEHVTRLRGDLGPDWPQPSGQGCYRVQVTGEPNYVLDLRLVGTDGDHNTAGLKATAMRLVNAIPAVVAAPPGLLTALDLPLVTGRGLVSP, encoded by the coding sequence GTGCGCGTGATCCAGTGGAGCACCGGGAACGTCGGGCGGCACGCGCTGGCCGGGATAGCCGCGCGCCCCGATCTCGAACTCGCCGGGGTCTGGGTTTCGAGCGAGGCCAAAGCGGGGAAGGACGCCGGGGAACTGGCCGGGCTGGGCCGCCCGCTCGGGGTCTCCGTGACGACCGACGCGGACGCGCTCATCGCGCTGAAGCCGGATTGCGTGCTCTACACGGCGATGGCCGACGACAGGCTCGTCGAAGCCGTCGAGGACCTGAAACGGTTCCTGCGCGCGGGGATCAACGTGGTGTCCAGCAGCCCGGTGTTCCTCCAGTACCCCGAAGGCGTGGTCCCGCCGGAGATGATCGAGCCGATCCGGGAAGCCGCGTGTGAAGGCGGTGCCTCGCTGTGGGTCAACGGCATCGACCCCGGTTTCGCCAACGACTGGCTGCCGCTGGTGCTCACCGGTGTGTGCGAACGGATCGACGAGGTTCGCTGTATGGAGATCCTCGACTATTCGACGTACGACCAAGGCAAGGTGCTGTTCGACATCATGGGCTTCGGCCGGGAGATGGACGATCTTCCGCTGCTGTTGCAGCCCGGAGTCCTCTCGCTGGCCTGGGGCAGCGTCGTGCGGCAGCTCGCGGCCGGGCTGGACGTCGAACTCGACTCCGTCGAGGAGGTCTACGAACGGCTTCCGGCGCCCGAGACGTTCGAGATCGCCTCGGGGACGATCAAAGAAGGCACGGCGGCGGCGCTGCGGTTCGAGGTGCGCGGCATGCGCGGCGGGCGGGCGGTGTGCGTGCTGGAGCACGTCACGCGCCTGCGCGGGGACCTCGGCCCGGACTGGCCGCAGCCGAGCGGGCAGGGCTGTTACCGCGTCCAGGTGACCGGGGAGCCCAACTACGTGCTGGATCTGCGCCTGGTCGGCACCGACGGCGACCACAACACGGCCGGGCTGAAGGCGACCGCGATGCGGCTGGTGAACGCGATCCCGGCGGTGGTGGCGGCTCCGCCAGGGCTGCTGACGGCGCTGGACCTGCCCTTGGTGACGGGGCGGGGCCTGGTCTCCCCCTGA
- a CDS encoding glutamine synthetase family protein, translating into MVNREALTARATALTGDLRSRGVELVALTFVDNAGIARVKAVPLRKLPYAAAWGVGASNCFDFFGSDDTIAGGEHSLGPVGDLRLHPDLDALTVLAGQPGWAWAPVTRLDQEGEPHPQDSRALLATAVDRLAARGLRALMSFEIEWVVTTADAPDDPTSATAGPAYGYARLSEHADYLRTLVSTLDRQGAGVEQIHPEYADGQFELSVAAADPVRAADVAVLTKETIRALSHRHGLKASFTPKFAPDGVGNGGHAHLSVWDGARDLFSGGERIFGLTPLAESFSAGILRRLPALLAVGAPSVVSYLRLEPHHWAGVYVAWGLENRETPLRLVRGAAGNRDSAANLEVKCFDLTANPYLLAAALLFAGMAGADEEASLPEPVDVDPGSLTDAERAARGIERLPLRLEEAVAAFEADRELAAAFGAPLATTIVDVRRAEIERFAHASAKEITEAQRWRH; encoded by the coding sequence ATGGTGAACCGGGAAGCACTGACCGCCCGCGCGACCGCCCTCACCGGGGATCTCCGGTCGAGAGGTGTCGAGCTCGTGGCGCTGACCTTCGTGGACAACGCCGGGATCGCGCGGGTCAAGGCCGTGCCCCTGCGGAAGCTGCCGTACGCGGCCGCGTGGGGTGTCGGCGCTTCGAATTGCTTCGATTTCTTCGGTTCGGACGACACCATCGCCGGGGGTGAGCATTCCCTCGGGCCCGTCGGCGATCTGCGGCTGCATCCGGACCTCGACGCGCTGACCGTGCTCGCCGGGCAACCGGGCTGGGCCTGGGCGCCGGTGACCAGGCTCGATCAGGAAGGCGAGCCGCATCCGCAGGATTCGCGCGCGCTGCTGGCGACGGCGGTGGACCGGCTCGCCGCGCGCGGGCTCCGGGCGCTGATGAGCTTCGAAATCGAATGGGTGGTCACCACCGCCGACGCACCGGACGATCCGACGTCGGCCACCGCGGGGCCTGCCTACGGCTACGCGAGGCTTTCCGAGCACGCGGACTATCTGCGTACCCTGGTGTCCACTTTGGACCGACAGGGGGCCGGGGTGGAACAGATCCACCCCGAGTACGCCGACGGCCAGTTCGAACTGTCCGTCGCGGCCGCCGATCCGGTGCGCGCGGCGGACGTCGCCGTCCTGACGAAGGAGACGATCCGCGCGCTCAGCCACCGGCACGGGCTGAAGGCGTCCTTCACGCCGAAGTTCGCGCCCGACGGCGTCGGGAACGGCGGGCACGCGCATCTGAGCGTCTGGGACGGCGCGCGGGACCTTTTCTCCGGCGGGGAGAGGATTTTCGGGCTCACGCCGCTCGCCGAGTCGTTCAGCGCGGGCATCCTGCGCCGGCTGCCCGCGCTGCTCGCGGTCGGGGCGCCGTCGGTCGTCAGCTATCTGAGGCTGGAGCCGCACCACTGGGCCGGGGTGTACGTGGCGTGGGGGCTGGAGAACCGGGAGACGCCGCTGCGGCTGGTGCGCGGGGCCGCCGGGAACCGGGACTCGGCGGCGAACCTCGAGGTCAAATGCTTCGACCTGACCGCGAATCCGTATCTGCTGGCCGCCGCCCTGCTGTTCGCCGGGATGGCCGGTGCCGACGAGGAGGCTTCACTGCCCGAGCCGGTGGACGTGGATCCGGGGTCGCTGACCGACGCCGAACGCGCCGCGCGCGGGATCGAACGGCTGCCTCTGCGGTTGGAGGAGGCTGTCGCGGCGTTCGAGGCGGACAGGGAACTGGCGGCCGCGTTCGGCGCGCCACTGGCGACGACGATCGTGGACGTGCGGCGGGCCGAGATCGAGCGGTTCGCGCACGCGAGCGCGAAGGAGATCACCGAGGCACAGCGGTGGCGGCACTGA
- the trpC gene encoding indole-3-glycerol phosphate synthase TrpC: MSVLEDIVAGVRADLAEREAVLPFDELKKRATQVAPPRDVLAALRESGIGVIAEVKRRSPSKGDLAEIPDPAALAKDYADGGARVISVLTEQRRFGGSLADLDAVRAAVDIPVLRKDFIVSPYQVHEARLHGADMVLLIVAALEQNALIALLDRVESLGMTALVEIHNAEEADKALEAGAKVIGVNARNLHTLEVDRDVFSRLAPGLPMDVFKIAESGVRGPGDLMSYAGHGADAVLVGEGLVASGDPKGALVKLVTAGSHPACPRPSR; encoded by the coding sequence GTGAGCGTCCTCGAAGACATCGTCGCCGGCGTCCGTGCCGATCTCGCCGAACGCGAGGCGGTTCTGCCGTTCGACGAACTGAAGAAGCGCGCGACCCAGGTCGCGCCTCCCCGTGACGTGCTCGCGGCCCTGCGCGAGTCGGGTATCGGCGTCATCGCCGAGGTGAAGCGGCGCAGCCCGTCCAAGGGCGATCTGGCCGAGATCCCGGATCCGGCCGCGCTGGCCAAGGACTACGCCGACGGCGGGGCCAGGGTCATCAGCGTGCTGACCGAGCAGCGGCGGTTCGGCGGTTCGCTCGCCGACCTCGACGCGGTCCGCGCGGCGGTGGACATCCCGGTGCTGCGCAAGGACTTCATCGTCAGCCCGTACCAGGTCCACGAGGCGCGGCTGCACGGCGCGGACATGGTCCTGCTGATCGTGGCGGCGCTGGAGCAGAACGCCCTGATCGCGTTGCTGGACCGGGTCGAATCCCTCGGGATGACGGCGCTGGTCGAGATCCACAACGCCGAAGAGGCCGACAAGGCCCTCGAAGCCGGCGCGAAGGTGATCGGCGTCAACGCCCGGAACCTGCACACCCTCGAGGTCGACAGGGACGTCTTCTCGCGGCTGGCCCCCGGTCTGCCGATGGACGTCTTCAAGATCGCCGAGTCCGGTGTCCGCGGTCCGGGCGACCTGATGTCCTACGCGGGCCACGGCGCCGACGCCGTCCTCGTCGGCGAAGGGCTCGTCGCGTCCGGTGACCCGAAGGGTGCCCTGGTCAAGCTGGTCACCGCCGGTTCGCACCCCGCGTGCCCGAGGCCTTCCCGATGA
- the lgt gene encoding prolipoprotein diacylglyceryl transferase: MASVNTASAAFLATIPSPDQGVWHIGPVPIRAYALCIIAGIIVAIWLGERRWTNRGGTKGTVIDVAVFAVPFGLVGGRLYHVITDNQLYFGEGKNPLNALKIWDGGLGIWGAIALGAVGALIACRRRGIPLPAMADALAPGIVIAQAIGRLGNYFNQELYGAHTDLPWGLEIYERYNQADPNDFLNGVSTGVQLADSPVHPTFLYELIWNLGVALVVIWADKKFRLGHGRAFALYVAGYTAGRFWIELMRTDSANHILGLRVNVWTAILLFAAAVVYFVLAAKRGPREAPETLWSKGVPREDEPAEPADSAPKDEAHAEVAAAPDTVRDSAADKATEDPKPDAEK; the protein is encoded by the coding sequence GTGGCCTCCGTGAATACCGCCTCGGCAGCGTTCCTCGCGACCATCCCCAGCCCCGACCAGGGCGTCTGGCATATCGGGCCGGTCCCGATCCGGGCGTACGCCTTGTGCATCATCGCCGGCATCATCGTGGCGATCTGGCTGGGCGAGCGGCGCTGGACGAACCGCGGCGGCACGAAGGGCACCGTCATCGACGTCGCCGTCTTCGCGGTGCCGTTCGGCCTGGTCGGCGGGCGGTTGTACCACGTCATCACCGACAACCAGCTGTACTTCGGCGAGGGCAAGAACCCGCTCAACGCGCTGAAGATCTGGGACGGCGGCCTCGGCATCTGGGGCGCGATCGCGCTCGGCGCGGTCGGCGCGCTGATCGCCTGCCGCCGCCGGGGCATCCCGCTGCCCGCGATGGCGGACGCGCTCGCGCCGGGGATCGTGATCGCGCAGGCCATCGGGCGGCTCGGCAACTACTTCAACCAAGAGCTCTACGGCGCGCACACCGACCTGCCGTGGGGTCTGGAGATCTACGAGCGCTACAACCAGGCCGACCCGAACGACTTCCTGAACGGCGTCTCGACCGGCGTCCAGCTGGCGGACAGCCCGGTGCACCCGACGTTCCTCTACGAGCTGATCTGGAACCTCGGTGTCGCGCTGGTGGTCATCTGGGCGGACAAGAAGTTCCGCCTCGGCCACGGCCGCGCGTTCGCGCTGTACGTCGCCGGGTACACCGCGGGCCGGTTCTGGATCGAGCTGATGCGGACCGACTCCGCGAACCACATCCTCGGCCTGCGGGTCAACGTGTGGACGGCGATCCTGCTGTTCGCCGCGGCGGTCGTGTACTTCGTGCTGGCCGCCAAGCGGGGGCCGAGGGAAGCGCCGGAAACGCTGTGGAGCAAGGGCGTTCCGCGGGAAGACGAGCCCGCCGAGCCCGCTGATTCCGCTCCCAAGGACGAAGCACACGCGGAGGTCGCCGCCGCTCCGGACACCGTCCGGGACTCCGCCGCCGACAAGGCGACCGAGGACCCGAAGCCCGACGCCGAAAAGTAG